In a genomic window of uncultured Sphaerochaeta sp.:
- a CDS encoding aspartate kinase, with amino-acid sequence MIVCKFGGSSVADAKQIQKVKSIVDADPQRQIVIVSAPGKRSKDDEKVTDMLYACNALVQQGQSCRELFRKVALRYTNILADLGMDAKPFVAILEEVRQMIDAGHGAEYAASRGEHLAARMVAAYFGWTFLDTDPLIVIKDDGTVHEETYNNLRKALKKDTKYIVPGFYGCDSEGKVKTFSRGGSDITGAILARAAEAQTYENWTDVSGVFCVDPRLVEHAKVIKTMTYREVRELAGVGAGVFHEEAIAPVIASRIPINVKNTNAPLDGGTMIVTAREIDGNPLAGVSAKTGYSRLSLRKLMLFKKNGIRHALLTMLHIFGVRPSFSLFGVDSIVWFFETTQASESVLNAMCQRIKSEFALDSISIDHGHAIVGIVGAGVMDEPALIAKSTTALAQDAIKLHFFNYGSSDTSILLGVDAGQAQAAVKSLYNALFA; translated from the coding sequence ATGATCGTATGCAAATTCGGTGGCAGTTCAGTGGCTGACGCCAAGCAAATACAGAAAGTCAAATCAATTGTTGATGCTGACCCTCAGAGACAGATCGTCATCGTTTCGGCTCCAGGTAAACGGAGCAAAGATGATGAGAAAGTGACTGATATGCTCTATGCCTGCAATGCTCTTGTCCAGCAGGGGCAGTCTTGCCGTGAGCTTTTCAGGAAAGTAGCCCTTCGCTACACCAATATCCTTGCCGATTTGGGGATGGATGCCAAGCCTTTTGTGGCAATCCTGGAAGAAGTCAGGCAAATGATTGATGCCGGCCATGGTGCCGAATATGCGGCAAGCCGTGGTGAGCATCTTGCTGCACGTATGGTTGCAGCATACTTTGGGTGGACCTTCCTTGATACCGACCCGCTCATTGTCATCAAGGATGACGGGACGGTACATGAGGAGACCTACAACAACCTCAGGAAAGCCCTGAAGAAGGATACCAAGTACATTGTTCCCGGATTCTACGGCTGCGACAGTGAAGGGAAAGTGAAAACCTTCAGTCGTGGTGGTTCTGACATCACCGGAGCAATTCTTGCTCGTGCAGCCGAGGCACAGACGTACGAGAACTGGACGGACGTTTCGGGTGTGTTCTGCGTCGATCCCCGCCTTGTGGAGCATGCGAAAGTCATCAAGACCATGACCTATCGTGAAGTCCGGGAGCTTGCCGGAGTAGGGGCTGGAGTCTTTCATGAGGAGGCGATTGCCCCGGTCATTGCATCCAGGATTCCCATCAATGTGAAAAACACCAATGCACCGCTTGACGGGGGAACCATGATCGTCACTGCCCGGGAGATCGACGGCAACCCGCTGGCTGGTGTTTCTGCAAAGACCGGATATAGCCGCCTTTCCCTCAGGAAACTCATGCTCTTCAAGAAGAATGGAATCAGGCATGCACTGCTGACCATGTTGCACATCTTCGGTGTCCGACCTTCTTTCTCCCTGTTCGGCGTGGACAGCATAGTTTGGTTCTTCGAGACCACCCAGGCCAGTGAAAGTGTGCTCAATGCAATGTGTCAGCGCATCAAGAGCGAGTTTGCCCTTGATTCCATTTCGATTGACCATGGGCATGCCATCGTAGGCATCGTAGGTGCCGGAGTGATGGATGAACCTGCTCTCATCGCCAAGAGCACCACTGCTCTTGCCCAGGATGCAATCAAGCTGCATTTCTTC
- a CDS encoding MFS transporter gives MQDSKRSIVAWALYDWANSAFATTVMAGFFPVFFTAYWAVGASSEQGTFYLGFANSLGSLIVALLAPFLGAIADWGSYKKRLLAFFALLGSVMTASLFILSSGSWPLAVLFYSLGVVGFSGANTFYDALLPFVASEKKVDFVSSLGYSLGYIGGGLLFLVNVLMFLNPSWFGIASQESAIKISFVIVGIWWVAFTIPLLVLVKEEQREKTLSLRQSISRGLHVTTETIRSFRKLKTIALFLAAYWLYIDGVDTIIRMAVNYGSSLNFPSDSLIIALLITQFVAFPAALGYSAFGKRIGVRQALMVAIAAYIIIAILGFFMTKVLHFYLLAICIGLFQGGIQALSRSYYTRLIPKERSAEFFGFFNMLGKFAAIIGPALMGIVTLMTGSTRMGILSLILLFVGGFLLLRLVNEEKGQAEAEAYLQIK, from the coding sequence ATGCAGGACTCAAAACGTTCGATAGTTGCCTGGGCGTTGTACGATTGGGCGAACAGTGCCTTTGCCACCACCGTCATGGCGGGTTTTTTCCCGGTTTTCTTCACGGCTTACTGGGCAGTGGGCGCAAGCAGCGAGCAAGGTACCTTCTATCTGGGCTTTGCCAACTCCCTCGGGTCTCTCATCGTCGCTCTCCTTGCACCCTTTTTGGGTGCCATCGCAGACTGGGGAAGCTACAAGAAACGGCTGCTCGCATTCTTTGCCCTTCTTGGATCAGTCATGACGGCCAGTCTCTTCATCCTATCGTCCGGCTCCTGGCCGTTGGCTGTGCTCTTCTACTCGCTGGGGGTGGTTGGATTCAGCGGTGCCAACACCTTCTACGATGCACTGCTCCCCTTCGTGGCTTCAGAGAAGAAAGTGGACTTTGTCTCTTCCCTCGGCTATTCGCTGGGGTATATCGGTGGAGGTCTCCTCTTTCTGGTAAACGTGCTGATGTTCCTCAATCCCTCTTGGTTCGGGATTGCCAGTCAGGAAAGCGCCATCAAGATCAGTTTCGTCATTGTCGGTATCTGGTGGGTGGCGTTCACCATCCCCCTTCTGGTATTGGTGAAGGAGGAACAGAGGGAGAAAACCCTTTCCCTCAGGCAGTCCATCAGTAGGGGCTTGCATGTGACGACCGAGACGATCAGGAGTTTCAGGAAACTGAAAACCATTGCCCTCTTTCTCGCTGCGTACTGGCTCTACATTGATGGGGTGGATACCATCATCCGAATGGCGGTCAACTACGGTTCCAGCCTCAACTTTCCCAGTGACTCACTGATCATCGCCCTCCTGATCACCCAATTCGTTGCCTTCCCTGCAGCCCTCGGCTATTCGGCTTTCGGTAAGCGCATCGGGGTGCGACAGGCTCTCATGGTCGCCATTGCAGCCTATATCATCATTGCCATCCTGGGCTTCTTCATGACAAAGGTGCTGCACTTCTATCTTCTGGCCATCTGCATCGGGCTCTTCCAAGGTGGTATCCAAGCCCTGTCGAGGTCCTATTACACCCGTCTCATTCCCAAGGAACGGTCGGCGGAGTTCTTCGGCTTCTTCAATATGCTGGGCAAGTTCGCAGCAATCATCGGCCCGGCACTGATGGGAATTGTCACCCTCATGACCGGCTCGACCCGCATGGGGATCCTCAGCCTGATCCTGCTGTTTGTAGGAGGGTTCCTGTTGCTCAGGCTGGTGAACGAGGAGAAGGGACAAGCGGAAGCAGAAGCGTACCTGCAGATCAAGTGA
- a CDS encoding MATE family efflux transporter has translation MQQLQENKMGIRPIPSLVLSMSFPIMLSMLVQALYNIVDSMFVSHYSQDALTAVTLAFPLQNLLIAVSVGTSIGVNSLLSRKLGARDIEGARMASGNGLTLSVISWAFFALLGLFFSKPFIGFFSNDPVLVKMGTQYIAVCLFFSLGIFIDITCERILQGTGDTFHPMIIQGTGAIVNIILDPILIFGLFGFPRLGILGAAIATVFAQHVSALLAILYVRKNHEIRLTKASFRLRKQTVKDIYAVGFPSIIMQAIGTILTTSLNKILIGFGTSAVAVFGIYFRLQSFVFMPIFGLNSGMIPVIGYNYGAKRPKRITQTIRVGMVVSLSIMTAGFLVFTFLPHVLLGWFNATDEMLAIGIVAMQRISLCFISAGFCIVLMAMFQGIGEGYVSMIISVTRQLVFLLPAAYLLGRFLGLDALWYSFIIAESASLALTIYFFIHLYKKRIKTLGA, from the coding sequence ATGCAACAGTTGCAAGAAAATAAGATGGGGATCAGACCGATCCCCTCACTGGTTTTGTCCATGTCATTTCCCATCATGCTGAGCATGCTGGTGCAAGCTCTCTATAACATCGTGGACAGTATGTTTGTCTCCCACTACAGCCAGGATGCCCTGACTGCGGTCACCCTCGCCTTTCCGCTGCAGAACCTGCTCATCGCAGTAAGCGTCGGAACTTCCATCGGTGTCAATTCATTGCTTTCACGAAAGCTTGGGGCGAGGGATATCGAAGGAGCGCGGATGGCGAGCGGCAATGGGCTCACCCTTTCGGTGATCAGCTGGGCTTTCTTCGCCCTTCTCGGCCTCTTCTTCTCCAAGCCTTTCATAGGTTTCTTCTCCAACGATCCTGTGCTGGTGAAAATGGGAACACAGTACATTGCTGTCTGTCTCTTCTTCTCACTTGGCATCTTCATCGATATCACCTGTGAGCGTATTTTGCAGGGTACAGGAGATACCTTCCACCCCATGATCATCCAAGGGACCGGGGCAATCGTAAACATCATCCTCGACCCCATCCTCATCTTCGGCCTCTTCGGTTTTCCCCGGCTTGGTATCCTCGGAGCAGCGATAGCCACCGTATTTGCCCAGCATGTCTCAGCCCTGCTTGCAATCCTCTATGTGCGCAAGAATCATGAGATTCGGCTGACCAAGGCCTCCTTCCGCCTGAGAAAACAGACGGTGAAAGACATCTATGCGGTAGGGTTTCCTTCCATCATCATGCAGGCGATCGGTACCATCCTTACCACCAGCCTCAACAAGATCCTCATCGGCTTCGGAACCAGTGCCGTCGCGGTATTCGGCATCTATTTCCGCCTGCAGTCCTTCGTCTTCATGCCGATTTTCGGTCTGAACAGCGGCATGATCCCGGTCATCGGGTACAACTATGGGGCGAAACGACCCAAGCGCATCACCCAGACAATCCGAGTGGGAATGGTGGTTTCCCTGAGCATCATGACTGCGGGATTCTTGGTCTTCACCTTTCTGCCGCATGTATTGCTTGGGTGGTTCAATGCAACCGATGAGATGCTTGCCATCGGTATCGTTGCTATGCAACGCATCAGCCTCTGCTTCATTTCCGCAGGCTTCTGCATTGTGCTCATGGCAATGTTCCAAGGCATCGGGGAAGGCTATGTCTCCATGATCATCTCGGTGACCAGACAGCTGGTGTTCCTGCTCCCTGCAGCCTATCTGCTCGGGCGCTTCCTCGGTCTCGACGCCCTTTGGTACTCGTTCATCATCGCAGAAAGCGCATCCCTTGCCCTGACCATCTACTTCTTCATTCACCTGTACAAGAAGCGGATCAAGACGCTGGGAGCATAA